The following are encoded together in the Octopus sinensis linkage group LG15, ASM634580v1, whole genome shotgun sequence genome:
- the LOC115219628 gene encoding migration and invasion enhancer 1-like: MESLRKAIYREFPEARVMDTVSKKRGAFEISINGKLVFSHLESCCYPESETVVALLHDVQDGKKPPVVERSNSRCTIL; encoded by the exons ATGGAATCACTTCGTAAAGCCATTTACAGAGAGTTTCCTGAAGCCAGAGTAATGGATACTGTTAGCAAGAAACGTG GTGCCTTTGAAATTAGTATCAATGGAAAATTGGTTTTCTCTCATCTTGAGAGTTGTTGTTACCCCGAATCTGAAACG GTTGTGGCTTTGTTACATGATGTGCAAGATGGCAAGAAACCCCCTGTAGTTGAGCGATCTAATTCCAGGTGCACAATTCTATAA